Genomic segment of Streptomyces roseifaciens:
CGCCGCCGAGCGCGAGGGCGCGCGCGCCCGTCGTGCGCTAGCGCTCCGGTACGGGTTCGCTCTCGCGGACGGCGTCGATGTCCGGGCCGTGCGGGGTGTCCGCCTCCCGCTCGATCATGATCTCCACCAGGACGGGCCGCGAGGTCGCGACGGCCTCCTTGCGCGCCCACTCGATCGCCGGCCGGATCTCCCCGGGGTCCGCCACCCGCCGGCCCGAACAGCCGTACGCCTCCATCAGCTTGACGTGGTCCGTGCCCGACTCGTCGTAGTGGACGTCCACCTGGTAGTTCATGCCGTAGCCGGCCGAGGCCTGGCGGATCAGGCCCAGGTACGCGTTGTTCAGCATGATCAGCACGAACGGGACGTCGTACTGCGCGGCCACGGCGAGCTCCTCCACCGTGAACTGGAAGCCGTAGTCGCCGACCACGCCGACGACCTCCTCCGCGCCCCGGCCCATGCCCTGCAGCGCCTTCTTGACGCCGATCGCGGCCGGCACCTCCCAGCCGAGCGGGCCCGCCTGCCCGCAGACCTGGTAGTGGCGCGGCCGGTGGGCCTTCTGATGCTGGCCGCCCCAGATCTGGTACAGGCCGATGGCCGTGACGAACCACGTGTCCGCGCCGAAGATCTCGTTGATCTCCTTGTAGACGCGCGGCGCCTTCACGGGGACGGTGGCGAAGTCCTCGCGACGGGTGAGCGTGCGCTTCAGCTCCCGGCAGCGCGCGGCCCACGCGCTCGGCTGAGTGCCGTGCTGCGTGCTGTGCCGCGTGCCGTGATGTGTGCCGTGCCGCGTGCTGTGCCCGGCACCGTGCCCGGCACCGGCCGGGCGGCGGGCCTTCGCGGCGGCGAGCAGGGCGGCGAGGAACAGCTTCGCGTCGGAGACGACCCCCAGGTCCGGCTCGAAGACCTTGCCGAGCTGGGACGGGTCGACGTCGACGTGGACGAAGGACCGCCGCCCCCGGTAGACGGAGAGGTCCGCCCCCGTGTGCCGGTCGCCGAAGCGGGCGCCGACGGCCAGGACGAAGTCCGACTCCAGGAAAGAGGCGTTGGCGTACCGCTGCGAGGTCTGGATGCCGGTGGTGCCCATGTGCAGCTCGTGGTCGTCCTCGACGGCACCCTTGCCCATGAGC
This window contains:
- the gcl gene encoding glyoxylate carboligase; its protein translation is MTTMPAMHAAVHILKDEGVDVAFGCPGAAILPLYQALEAVGGIEHLIVRHEAGATHMADGWARTNGRPGVAIATSGPGGTNFVTGLYTAFADSVPMVCITGQAVSAKLHQEAFQAVDIVEIVRPVTKRAVQVKEAAQIPWAFREAFRTAREGRPGPVLIDIPVDVARRGIRYDPALDTRLPVPVVAPHPPRVEAALDLLLAAERPLVLAGGGVILSGAADELRELVEYLGVPFQVTLMGKGAVEDDHELHMGTTGIQTSQRYANASFLESDFVLAVGARFGDRHTGADLSVYRGRRSFVHVDVDPSQLGKVFEPDLGVVSDAKLFLAALLAAAKARRPAGAGHGAGHSTRHGTHHGTRHSTQHGTQPSAWAARCRELKRTLTRREDFATVPVKAPRVYKEINEIFGADTWFVTAIGLYQIWGGQHQKAHRPRHYQVCGQAGPLGWEVPAAIGVKKALQGMGRGAEEVVGVVGDYGFQFTVEELAVAAQYDVPFVLIMLNNAYLGLIRQASAGYGMNYQVDVHYDESGTDHVKLMEAYGCSGRRVADPGEIRPAIEWARKEAVATSRPVLVEIMIEREADTPHGPDIDAVRESEPVPER